From Astatotilapia calliptera chromosome 19, fAstCal1.2, whole genome shotgun sequence, a single genomic window includes:
- the LOC113011628 gene encoding growth/differentiation factor 6-A-like, with translation MDRPVLFQLCFAFWVGIEWTGALQSSSQWGANTSMMRRDRSVNGSVVLHDYMVFLYQTLSKPQSRDFDVSDGAGAANTVTSFVDQGQDPPSWESGQRYVFDLSSLARMEELVEAELRILRKPLADLRPTLTSGGNLYDIRLYSCSSERQLLDSRTVEVLGGGLPRWEVFDVWSGMKAHLRNPLEPQQACFHLLAFSELTNKVADPLVLGLGRTPCPTQEKALLVAFWHTNTADSLFGEVTHRMKSEGGGFSLPKPPKLIPKHVKKNRRHRQRALSKRSFGGAARGGRRSRCSRKPLHVNFRDLGWDDWIIAPLDYEARRCDGVCDFPLRAHLEPTNHAVIQTLMNSMDPDLSPPSCCVPSSLSPISILYIDSAGSVVYKQYENMVVESCGCR, from the exons ATGGACCGACCCGTGTTGTTTCAGCTCTGCTTTGCTTTCTGGGTCGGGATAGAGTGGACCGGAGCGTTGCAGTCCAGTTCGCAGTGGGGCGCGAACACGAGCATGATGAGGAGAGATCGGTCAGTTAACGGCTCGGTGGTCCTCCACGACTACATGGTGTTTTTATACCAAACATTGTCCAAACCTCAAAGCAGAGACTTTGATGTTTCAGACGGAGCAGGAGCTGCTAACACAGTTACAAGTTTTGTGGACCAAGGACAAG ATCCTCCATCATGGGAGAGCGGCCAGCGTTACGTCTTCGACTTATCCAGCCTGGCCAGGATGGAAGAGCTGGTGGAGGCCGAGCTGAGAATCCTCAGGAAGCCTCTGGCAGACCTTCGACCCACCCTAACAAGCGGAGGAAACCTTTACGACATCCGCCTGTACTCCTGCTCTTCGGAGAGACAGTTGCTGGACTCCAGAACTGTCGAGGTTTTGGGTGGTGGTCTTCCCAGGTGGGAGGTGTTTGACGTGTGGTCTGGCATGAAGGCCCATCTGAGGAATCCTTTGGAGCCACAGCAGGCCTGCTTCCATCTCCTGGCCTTCTCTGAACTGACCAACAAGGTGGCTGACCCGCTGGTCCTGGGGCTGGGTCGCACCCCTTGCCCAACCCAGGAGAAAGCTTTGCTGGTGGCTTTCTGGCATACCAACACTGCCGACAGTCTTTTCGGAGAGGTGACGCACAGGATGAAGAGCGAGGGCGGAGGATTTAGCCTCCCGAAGCCTCCGAAACttattccaaaacacgtaaagaAGAACCGCCGGCATCGACAGAGAGCTCTGTCCAAACGATCCTTCGGTGGGGCAGCGagaggaggcaggaggagccGCTGCAGCCGGAAACCGCTGCACGTGAACTTCAGAGACCTGGGCTGGGACGACTGGATCATCGCCCCTTTGGACTATGAGGCGCGCCGCTGCGACGGCGTGTGCGACTTCCCGCTGCGTGCCCACCTGGAGCCCACCAACCACGCTGTGATCCAGACCCTGATGAACTCCATGGACCCTGATCTCAGCCCACCCAGCTGCTGCGTCCCCTCCAGTCTCAGCCCCATCAGCATCCTCTACATAGACTCAGCCGGCAGCGTGGTCTACAAGCAGTACGAGAACATGGTGGTGGAGAGCTGTGGGTGCCGGtag